GACGAGGACGGGGCGGTGCGCACCCGCCTCGTAGCCGTCCGCGATCGTCTGGTCGAGGGCGTCGCCCCAGGGGTCGGTCTTCATGACCATCCCCGGGCCGCCGCCGTACGGGGTGTCGTCGACCGTGTTGTGCCGGTCGTACGTCCAGGTGCGCAGATCGTGGACATGGACGTCGAGGCGGCCCCGCGCGCGTGCCTTGCCGACCAGGGAGACGTTCAGCGGTTCAAGGTACTCCGGGAAGATCGTGATCACGTCCGCCCGCAGGGTGGGGGCGTGCGTCATGACGGATCACCCTTGGCCGCGCCGTCGTCGCCCCCACCGTCTGCGCCTGCGCCGGCATCGCCGTCGGTGGTGCCGGCGACGACCGCGTTGTTGTCGATGAGGCCGGGCGGCGGGTCGATCACGGCCTTCTGCTCGGCAAGATCGATCTCGGTCACGATCTCCTCGACGAAGGGGATCATGACTTCCGTGCCGTTGGGCCGCTCCACGATGAACAGGTCCTGCGACGGAAGGTGCGTGATCTCGGTGATCCGCCCGACCTCGGTCCCGTCCGCCAGGACGACGTCCAGGTCCATGAGCTGGTGGTCGTAGTACTCGTCCGGGTCCTCCGGCATGTCCTGCGGGTCCACCTCGGCGATGAGCAGGGTGTTGCGCAGGGCCTCCGCGCCCGTACGGTCGCTCACCCCGGCGAAGCGCAGCAGCAGCCTGCCGCTGTGCACCCGGCCGGTCTCGATCGTCAGGGGGCCCGCGGAGGCCGGTTCGGTGGCCAGTACGGCTCCGGGGCCGAGCCGCAGCTCGGGCTCGTCCGTACGTACCTCGACGGTGACCTCGCCCTTGATGCCGTGGGCACGGCCGATCCGCGCGACTACCAACTGCACTTGCACACGCCCCTGTTCTCCAAGCTTCTGCCTTCTACGACTGCCATGGTTTCCGCGGCACGGCGGCGGCGGAGCGAGCCCCGGCACCGCGACGCCGCGGCGTTCCGCGTCCGCACCGCGGAGACGACAAAGACCGGGGAGGGCCATGGCCCTCCCCGGCCCGTGCCGGTTCACAACTCTGTCAGCGGACCTGATCCACGTCGACGAGGTCGACTCGGATGCCACGGCCGCCGATCGCGCCCACGA
The nucleotide sequence above comes from Streptomyces sp. NBC_01716. Encoded proteins:
- the rimM gene encoding ribosome maturation factor RimM (Essential for efficient processing of 16S rRNA); amino-acid sequence: MQLVVARIGRAHGIKGEVTVEVRTDEPELRLGPGAVLATEPASAGPLTIETGRVHSGRLLLRFAGVSDRTGAEALRNTLLIAEVDPQDMPEDPDEYYDHQLMDLDVVLADGTEVGRITEITHLPSQDLFIVERPNGTEVMIPFVEEIVTEIDLAEQKAVIDPPPGLIDNNAVVAGTTDGDAGAGADGGGDDGAAKGDPS